A genomic segment from Salvia splendens isolate huo1 chromosome 13, SspV2, whole genome shotgun sequence encodes:
- the LOC121762805 gene encoding abscisic acid 8'-hydroxylase 4-like: MDNCSIFLPILLVIVSYFISSVYVKIRRNAGKTKLPPGSMGWPFIGETLRLYSQDPNIFLSTRHKRYGEIFKTHILGYPSVMLAGPDAARFVLLTQAHLFKPTFPKSKEALIGPEALFFHQGDYHLRLRKLVRAGLYPESLRRLVPGVQAAVVAALRSWADGGVVNTYNEMKKLSFEVGILAVFGHLELGYKQELKKNYGEVERGYNSFPTNLPGSTYRKAMKARKKLSEIIGEISRERREKKVVESEKDLLSCLLSSKDDNGGALSDEQIGDNVIGVLFAAQDTTASAMTWLVKYLHDNPKLLQAVKAEQKAIYEANGEGESPLTWNQTRNMPLTNKVIMETLRMASIISFTFREAVTDVEYKGCLIPKGWKVMPLFRNIHHNPEFFADPQKFDPTRFEDSPKPNTFFPFGGGVHSCPGNELAKLQMLILVHHLASQFRYELVESESGIQFGPFPIPLHGLPARFWREEDDEEDQWTKQSLITSP; encoded by the exons ATGGACAATTGTTCCATCTTTCTCCCTATCTTGCTCGTCATCGTCTCGTATTTCATTTCATCAGTATACGTTAAAATAAGACGCAATGCCGGCAAGACTAAACTCCCACCGGGCTCAATGGGCTGGCCCTTCATCGGCGAAACCCTCCGTCTCTACTCCCAAGATCCAAACATCTTCCTCTCCACCCGACACAAAAG gtATGGAGAAATCTTCAAGACTCACATTCTAGGTTACCCTAGTGTGATGCTAGCGGGCCCGGATGCGGCCCGGTTTGTCCTATTAACTCAAGCCCATTTGTTCAAGCCCACTTTCCCAAAGAGCAAGGAGGCCTTAATTGGGCCGGAGGCCCTTTTCTTCCACCAGGGCGACTACCATCTCCGGCTGAGGAAGCTCGTTCGGGCCGGGCTGTACCCGGAGTCGCTCCGCAGGCTCGTCCCGGGAGTCCAGGCGGCCGTGGTTGCAGCATTGCGCTCATGGGCCGACGGTGGAGTAGTCAACACTTACAATGAGATGAAAAAG CTGTCGTTCGAAGTCGGCATCCTAGCCGTTTTCGGACACCTCGAGCTTGGCTACAAACAGGAGTTGAAGAAAAATTATGGTGAAGTTGAGAGAGGCTACAATTCTTTCCCAACAAATTTGCCAGGATCCACATATAGAAAGGCCATGAAg GCGAGGAAGAAGCTGAGCGAGATTATCGGTGAGATAAGCAGAGAGAGAAGGGAGAAAAAGGTGGTTGAGAGTGAGAAGGATTTGTTGAGCTGTCTGCTGAGCTCTAAAGACGATAATGGCGGAGCTCTGAGTGATGAACAGATCGGTGATAACGTAATCGGAGTTCTGTTTGCTGCGCAAGATACAACCGCCAGCGCCATGACGTGGCTGGTTAAATACCTCCATGATAATCCCAAGCTTCTTCAGGCTGTCAAG GCAGAGCAGAAGGCGATATACGAAGCCAACGGCGAAGGAGAGAGTCCTTTGACGTGGAATCAGACAAGAAACATGCCCTTAACTAACAAG GTGATCATGGAAACCTTGAGAATGGCAAGCATTATTTCTTTCACTTTCAGAGAGGCGGTCACTGATGTAGAATACAAAG GATGTCTAATTCCAAAAGGATGGAAAGTCATGCCTTTGTTTAGGAATATTCATCACAATCCAGAATTCTTTGCCGACCCTCAAAAGTTTGATCCAACAAGATTTGAg GATTCACCAAAACCAAACACGTTTTTCCCTTTCGGAGGTGGAGTTCACTCTTGTCCCGGTAACGAACTTGCTAAGCTACAAATGCTCATTTTGGTGCACCACCTAGCTTCTCAATTCAG